A stretch of Brassica napus cultivar Da-Ae chromosome C6, Da-Ae, whole genome shotgun sequence DNA encodes these proteins:
- the LOC106421507 gene encoding uncharacterized protein LOC106421507, with translation MPPTFAGKVDTDAYITWEKRMEYIFEYYRYSEARKIALVAAQLTDNALAWWDRDVAKAGPVWRAHTWAEMRTKLRGRYIPSYYKRDLLKRFRKLSQGTKSVEEYFEEFESLRQKLEVEEPEPSLMSQFLDGLHDRIARKVERQPYEDIQDLLHYAIMAEQHIKRKTASTSRSKPTWTTLAAKTVDKGKAIEIESRYKKNQSEQSGTNQTDQGKTQAQNLRTRDIVCYKCQGKGHYARDCPNKRVMVLKADGEYESQDEAEVGAVVSDEEVTDYPETGELLVTRRALSALFDPETIQRENIFHTRCSVEQKVCSLIIDGGSCTNVASKYLVDKLGLIKTPHPLPYRLKWLNDETELKIAEQVAVSFSIGKYHDEVKCDVVPMQSGHLLLGRPWQFDKETIHHGRTNVYSFSHNNKKHNLTPISPQEVHEMQKAMDQASKVWKSKSSHLRCRTSWIGTRRCLPPIRGIEHQIDLVPGAPLPNRAAYRVSPEEAKELEKQVRDLMGKGYIRESLSPCAVPVLLVPKKDGTWRMSGYHQVRMKEGDEWKTAFKTKQGLYEWLVMPFGLTNAPSTFMRLMNQVLRPYISKFVVVYFDVILIYSQCLTDHVGHLEHVLKVDEEKIKAFEEWPTPSTIGHVRSFHGLASFYMRFVKDFSTIAAPMTLVIKKNVSFTWGPAQEGSFNKLKYSLTHAPVLTLPNFDKPFEIECDASGTGIGAVLTQGGRPVAFFSGKLSGAALNYPTYDKEPYALVRS, from the exons ATGCCCCCTACATTTGCTGGAAAGGTTGATACGGACGCTTACATAACATGGGAAAAGCGTATGGAGTATATCTTTGAATACTACAGGTACTCCGAGGCTAGGAAGATCGCCCTAGTAGCTGCTCAACTGACCGACAATGCCTTAGCCTGGTGGGATCGAGACGTTGCCAAGGCCGGTCCAGTATGGAGAGCCCACACCTGGGCTGAGATGAGAACTAAGCTCCGTGGCAGGTACATTCCCTCATACTATAAGCGGGACTTACTAAAACGTTTCCGTAAGTTGTCTCAGGGTACTAAATCTGTGGAGGAGTATTTCGAGGAGTTTGAGTCTCTTCGACAAAAGCTGGAAGTTGAGGAGCCGGAACCGTCCCTGATGTCCCAGTTCCTAGACGGTTTACATGACCGGATTgcccgcaaggtggagaggcagCCGTATGAAGACATCCAGGACTTGCTACACTATGCTATCATGGCGGAGCAACATATCAAGCGGAAGACCGCGTCCACCAGCCGAAGTAAGCCCACATGGACGACACTAGCCGCCAAGACCGTAGATAAGGGCAAGGCGATTGAGATAGAAAGCCGGTACAAGAAGAATCAGTCCGAACAGTCCGGAACAAACCAGACAGACCAAGGTAAAACACAGGCCCAAAACTTAAGAACTCGTGATATTGTTTGTTATAAGTGTCAGGGCAAAGGACATTATGCTAGAGACTGTCCAAACAAGCGAGTGATGGTCCTTAAGGCCGATGGAGAGTATGAGTCCCAAGATGAGGCCGAGGTAGGAGCTGTTGTGTCCGATGAAGAGGTGACTGACTATCCAGAGACTGGCGAGTTACTTGTGACCAGGAGAGCCCTTAGTGCCCTCTTTGATCCCGAGACTATCCAGAGAGAGAACATCTTTCACACAAGATGCAGTGTGGAACAAAAGGTATGCAGCCTTATAATAGATGGTGGTTCTTGTACTAACGTGGCCAGCAAGTATCTTGTTGATAAGCTAGGTCTAATCAAGACTCCACACCCGCTGCCATACCGCCTTAAATGGCTCAATGATGAAACCGAGCTTAAGATAGCTGAGCAAGTGGCGGTATCCTTCAGCATTGGCAAGTACCATGATGAGGTCAAGTGTGACGTTGTTCCAATGCAATCCGGCCACTTACTCCTAGGCAGGCCATGGCAGTTTGACAAAGAGACCATTCACCATGGTCGGACCAATGTGTACAGCTTCagccacaacaacaagaagcacaatCTCACGCCCATTAGTCCGCAAGAGGTACATGAAATGCAAAAGGCTATGGATCAGGCCAGTAAG GTCTGGAAGTCCAAGAGCTCCCACCTGAGGTGCAGAACCTCATGGATAGGTACAAGGAGGTGTTTACCTCCCATCCGAGGGATCGAGCATCAGATCGATCTCGTGCCCGGTGCTCCGCTACCAAACCGAGCCGCTTACCGAGTCAGCCCTGAGGAGGCCAAGGAGTTGGAAAAGCAAGTTCGAGACCTCATGGGAAAAGGATATATCCGGGAGAGCCTAAGCCCGTGTGCCGTTCCAGTCCTGCTAGTCCCCAAGAAAGATGGAACTTGGCGGAT gagtggataccatcaagtTCGCATGAAGGAAGGGGACGAGTGgaagactgctttcaagaccaagcaaggtctGTACGAATGGCTTGTGATGCCGTTCGGCCTCACTAATGCGCCAAGTACCTTCATGAGACTCATGAACCAGGTCCTAAGGCCATACATCAGTAAGTTTGTAGTGGTCTACTTTGATGTCATCTTGATCTACAGTCAGTGTCTAACCGATCATGTTGGACATCTAGAACAT GTACTAaaggttgatgaagagaagatcaaggcgtTCGAGGAGTGGCCTACCCCGTCCACCATTGGCCATGTCCGAAGCTTCCACGGCTTGGCTAGCTTCTATATGCGTTTTGTGAAAGACTTCAGTACCATTGCTGCTCCCATGACCTTGGTGATTAAGAAGAACGTATCTTTCACTTGGGGACCAGCCCAAGAAGGGTCTTTCAATAAACTCAAATATAGTTTGACACATGCACCCGTCCTTACTCTTCCTAACTTTGataaaccttttgagattgagtgtgatgcatcaGGAACAGGGATAGGAGCTGTGTTGACCCAAGGAGGCCGGCCTGTGGCCTTCTTCAGTGGGAAATTGAGTGGAGCTGCCCTCAATTATCCCACCTATGATAAAGAGCCTTATGCTCTAGTAAG atcatga